In Chrysiogenia bacterium, the following are encoded in one genomic region:
- a CDS encoding lipocalin family protein: MGSGRPESEVRRAVALLAALLALQGCAMFHKPLPVHPKVDLERYLGRWYEIARYP, from the coding sequence ATGGGAAGCGGCCGGCCGGAGTCTGAGGTGCGCCGCGCCGTTGCTCTGCTGGCCGCGCTGCTGGCGCTTCAGGGGTGCGCGATGTTTCACAAACCGCTTCCCGTACATCCGAAGGTCGATCTCGAACGCTACCTGGGGCGCTGGTACGAGATCGCGCGCTATCCGCA